From Kitasatospora sp. MAP12-44:
GTGTGGAAGCCGGCCCGGTCCGCGCCGAGCACGCCGGTCAGCACGCTGCGCGCGATGTCGTCGGGCAGCAGCCGGAAGTAGTCGGCCGGAGCCCACGGGATGTGCGAGAAGTAGCCGATCCGCAGGTCCGGCCGCAGCTCGCGGAGCAGCGCGGGGACCAGCGAGAGGTGGTAGTCCTGCACCAGCACCGCGGCGCCCGGTGCGGCCTCGGCGGCCAGCGCGTGGGCGAAGGCGGCGTTGTACTCCTCGAAGCCGGCCCACTGCTCGCGGAAGCCCGCGTCGAAGACCGGGGAGACCGGGGTGTCGTACAGCAGGTGGTGGACGAACCAGAGGGTCGAGTTGGCGATCCCGTTGTAGGCCCGGTCGAACACCTCGGGGGCGATGTCCAGCATCCGGACGGCCTGTCCGCCGACGTCGAAGCCGGCCCGGTCGAGGCGCCCCTGCGGGGAGCGCCGGGCGGCTGCCCGGTCGGCCTCGCCGAGCGCCGCGCAGACCCAGACGGCATGCGGGTCGTCGATCGCGGACAGCCCCGAGACCAGCCCGCCACCGCCGCGCCGCAGGGTCAGCGAGCCGTCCGGTGAGCTGCTGAAGGACACCGGACCCCGGTTGGAAGCCACCAGAATGCGTGCGGTCGTCTGTTCGGCCATATCTCCAACCTTGCCGTGGTCAGCGGTTGGCAAACCCCTGGTACTCCGTGACCTCGATCATCGGCGGGCGTTCCAGAGCGGTCACCCGATGGCTTTCGGCGGTGAACTCGCGGGTCCGGGCGTCGCGGGAGAACTGGGTCAGCACCGGGCGGGCTAGGTCCTCGGCGGCCTTCAGCCGGTGCGTGCGGTCCAGCCGCTCCAGGGCCGTGCGGTAGATGGTGGCGGCCATCCGACCCAGCGCCTGGCCGTCCTGGTGGCGGTGGTGGCGCACCCCCACGTCCACCTGCGCCAGCGCGTCCAGGCCGGCCAGCTCCAGGGCGTCCACCAGCAGACCGAGCTCCACCCCGTAGCCGGTCGGGAAGTGCAGCCGCTCCAGCAGCGAGCGGCGGGCCGCGTACTCGCCACCCAGCGGCTGGACGAAGCCGGCCAGCCGCGGCCAGTGCAGGTTGAGCAGCGGCCGGGCCACCAGCTCGGTCACCCGGCCGCCGCCGGCCGGTACCACCGCGCCGTCGGTCTCGAGCGGCCGGTCGTACATCGCCTTGACCAGCTGGATCGCCGGGTCGGTGAGCAGCGGGCCGACGATCCCGGAGACGAAGGCCGGGTCGAACTCGCGCAGGTCCGCGTCGACGAAGCAGACGATCTCGCCGGAGGTCACCAGCAGCGAGCGCCAGAGCACCTCGCCCTTGCCGGGCACCGCGGGCAGCCGCGGCAGGATCGCGTCGCGGTGCACCACCCGGGCACCGGCAGCCGCGGCCACCTCGGCCGTCCGGTCCGAGGAGCCGGAGTCGACCACCACGACCTCGTCCACCAGCGGCAGCCGGTCCATCAGCTCGCGGCGGATCACCGTGACGATCTCGCCGACCGTGGACTCCTCGTCCAGCGCGGGCAGGACCACGCTGACCGTCCCGGCGGGACCTGCCGCGCGCTTGGCGGCGAGCAGCGCGGCCGGGGGGCGGTCGGCCGCGGTCCAGGACCGCCGACGCAGCCAGGACGCCGCTTCCGGGAGTAGCGCGGGGCTCTGCTCGGCTGGCAAATCTCGCTCCTTGTCAGGTCGTCTCGCGTTGCGGACGGTACGGGCCACATCGCGGGCCTTCCGATACAGTCTTCGTACAGCGGTCAGACCTTCGCACGCCGGGGTCGGCCGCACCGCATGACCACAACTTCACAGAGCTCATCCAGAGGGACTGAGGGAACGGCCCGTCGAAGTCCCGGCAACCTTCTCGCACGGCTACTGACCACTTCGTGGTCGAGGCCCCGGCGGGACAGGTGCCAATTCCGTCCTGTGTCGCGCCCGCGGCACGGGGAAGATGAGGAGAGAGGCCTCCGCCATCATGGCTGTTGACGTATCTGCACCCACTTCGACCGTAGATCTCGGTCCCGCCGCCGCGCTGTCCTGTCGCGAGTGCGGCACGCGCTTCGAGCTCGGCCCGATCTTCGCCTGCGTCGAGTGCTTCGGCCCGCTGGAGATCGCCTACGACTTCGGCTCCTACCAGGCCGAGGAGCTGCGCAAGCGGATCGAGTCCGGCCCGGCGTCCATCTGGCGATACGCGCCGCTGCTGCCGGTGCCGGCCGACGTGGCCGACAAGCCCAACCTGAACCCGGGTTGGACCCCGCTGGTCAAGGCCGACAACCTGGGCCGCGAGCTCGGCTTCACCGCCCAGCTGCACGTCAAGGACGACTCCGGCAACCCGACCCACTCCTTCAAGGACCGGGTGGTGGCCTGCGCGATCGAGGCCGCCCGCGCCTTCGACTTCACCACCCTCTCCTGCTCCTCCACCGGCAACCTGGCCGGCGCGGTGGGCGCGGCCGCGGCCCGGGCCGGCTTCAAGTCCTGCGTGTTCATCCCGCACGACCTGGAGCAGGGCAAGGTCGTGATGGCCGGGGTCTACGGCGGCGAGCTGGTCGGCATCAAGGGCAACTACGACGATGTGAACCGCTTCTGCTCGGAGCTGATCGGCGACCCGGCCGGCGAGGGCTGGGGCTTCGTCAACGTCAACCTGCGCCCGTACTACGGCGAGGGCTCCAAGACGCTGGCGTACGAGATCTGCGAGCAGCTGGGCTGGCGGCTGCCCGAGCAGCTGGTGATCCCGATCGCCTCAGGCTCCCAGCTCACCAAGATCGACAAGGGACTGCAGGAGCTGATCAAGCTCGGCCTGGTCGAGGACCGCCCGTACAAGATCTTCGGGGCCCAGGCGGCCGGCTGCTCGCCGGTCTCGGCGGCCTTCAAGGCGGGCCACGACGTGATCCGCCCGGTCAAGCCGGACACCATCGCCAAGTCGCTGGCCATCGGCAACCCGGCGGACGGCCCGTACGTGCTGGACATCGCCCGCCGCACCGGCGGCGCCGTCGAGGACGTCACCGACGCCGAGGTGGTCGACGCGATCCGGCTGCTGGCCCGCACCGAGGGCATCTTCGCCGAGACCGCGGGCGGCGTGACCATCGGCGTGCTCAAGAAGCTGGTCGAGAACGGGCTGCTCGACCCGTCGAAGGAGACCGTCGCGATCAACACCGGTGACGGCCTCAAGACGCTGGACGCGGTGGCCGACGCGGGCCTGACCGCCACCATCCAGCCGACGCTGGAGTCCTTCCGCGCCGCCGGCCTGGCGTCCTGACCCTCAACCGTTAGCTAGGAGACCCCTATGAGCTCCACCGTCCGCATCCCGACCATCCTGCGCACCTACACCGACGGTAGGGCCGAGGTCTCCGCCGAGGGTGCCACCCTCTCCGAGGTCGTCAGCGACCTGGAGAAGAACCACCCGGGGATCAGCGCCCGGATCCTGGACGAGGCCGGCAAGCTGCGTCGGTTCGTGAACGTCTATGTGAACGACGACGACGTGCGTTTCGCGGAGGGCCTGGGCACCGCGATCAACGACGGCGCCGGCATCTCGATCATCCCGGCGGTGGCCGGCGGCTGCTGAGCGCCCCCGATCCACCACCTCCCGCAGGGCGCCCGCACGCTGACGTCACGTCAGCCGGCGGGCGCCCTGCGGCATGTCCGCGGGGCGGTCCGCGAGGGCATAGGCTTCGTCCGGCCGGTGAGACGTCCCGCTGGTGTTCCGCTTGATTGTGTCGGCGGCGTGTCAGAATTCCGCGGACAATTCGCACGATTGGTCCGCTATGCCCGGCGTGAATTGCTGAGTTCTGTCGCATTCATCCCCGAACACCCCTTAGCGCCCTTCCTGAATTCTGCGTCAGTGGGCCTGTTGCAGAGGGCTGCGATGCGGATACATTCAGCCGCGGTCGACGCATCCACCCGTCCCTTCGGCGCCAACTGGCGTCCGGGGGTTGGGTGCTGCGGCGTGCAGGGCTGCGCTCAGGGGGGTTCCTCGGGCCGGTCCACCAGAGACCCGGGCCCGCGACCTGCGGGCACGTGAAGGGCCAGCACAGCACTAGGGGAGTTCGGAATGGCTCAGGGCACCGTCAAGTGGTTCAACGCGGAGAAGGGCTACGGCTTCATCGCGGTCGACGGTGGTGCGGACGTGTTCGTCCACTACAGCGCGATCCAGATGGACGGCTACCGCACCCTTGAAGAGGGCCAGCGGGTCGAGTTCGAGATCTCCCAGGGGCAGAAGGGCCCGCAGGCGGACATGGTCCGTGCGCCCGCGGTCTGACCTTTCCGAACCTCGGACTCTCGGCTCGACCACGAGCTGGTGATCCATCAGGGCCCGCATCCGATCCCCGTGCCGGGGGAGGGTGCGGGCCCTGCCGTCGTTCGCGCCCGGGCCGCGAGTCTGCCGCGGCTTGCCGCGAAGAGCTTGCACTCACCACCCGAGAGTGCTAATCATTGGCGTTAGCACTCACAGCATGAGAGTGACAACGGACCGGGTCGGTGAGGCCCCCGGGAGCGGTAGGGGACAGGACCCCCGCACACCAGGGCCGTCCGTCGCGGGCACTGTCGGTCCGGTGCAGTCGACGTCGTCCCGGAGGACCACTTCACATGGCAAAGATCATCGCGTTTGACGAGGAAGCTCGCCGCGGCCTTGAGCGCGGGATGAACCAGCTTGCCGACGCCGTCAAGGTGACGCTGGGCCCCAAGGGTCGCAATGTCGTCCTTGAGAAGAAGTGGGGTGCCCCCACGATCACCAACGATGGTGTTTCCATCGCCAAGGAGATCGAGCTTGAGGACCCCTACGAGAAGATCGGCGCCGAGCTGGTCAAGGAGGTCGCCAAGAAGACCGACGACGTCGCGGGCGACGGCACCACCACCGCCACCGTGCTCGCCCAGGCTCTCGTCCGCGAGGGTCTGCGCAACGTCGCGGCCGGCGCCAACCCGATGGCCCTGAAGCGCGGCATCGAGAAGGCCGTCAAGGCCGTCTCCGACGAGCTTCTCGCGCAGGCCAAGGAGGTGGAGACCAAGGAGCAGATCGCTGCCACCGCCTCCATCTCGGCCGCCGACACCCAGATCGGCGAGCTCATCGCCGAGGCGATGGACAAGGTCGGCAAGGAAGGCGTCATCACCGTCGAGGAGAGCAACACCTTCGGTCTGGAGCTTGAGCTCACCGAGGGCATGCGCTTCGACAAGGGCTACATCTCGGCGTACTTCGCCACCGACCTGGAGCGTATGGAGACGTCGTTCGACGACCCGTACATCCTGATCGCCAACTCCAAGATCGGCTCGGTCAAGGACCTGCTGCCGCTCCTGGAGAAGGTCATGCAGAGCGGCAAGCCGCTCCTGATCATCGCCGAGGACGTCGAGGGCGAGGCCCTGTCGACCCTGGTCGTGAACAAGATCCGTGGCACCTTCAAGTCCGTCGCCGTCAAGGCCCCGGGCTTCGGTGACCGCCGCAAGGCCATGCTCGGCGACATCGCCATCCTCACCGGTGGCACCGTCATCTCCGAGGAGGTCGGCCTCAAGCTGGAGAACGCCGGCGTCGACCTGCTGGGCACCGCCCGCAAGGTGGTCATCACCAAGGACGAGACGACCATCGTCGACGGTGGCGGCGACAGCGAGCAGGTCGCCGGTCGCGTCAACCAGATCCGTGCCGAGATCGAGAACAGCGACTCGGACTACGACCGCGAGAAGCTCCAGGAGCGCCTCGCCAAGCTGGCCGGCGGCGTGGCCGTCATCAAGGCCGGCGCGGCGACCGAGGTGGAGCTCAAGGAGCGCAAGCACCGCATCGAGGACGCCGTTCGCAACGCGAAGGCGGCCGTCGAGGAGGGCATCGTCGCCGGTGGTGGCGTCGCGCTGCTGCAGGCGTCGGTGGCGTTCGACAAGCTGGAGCTCGAGGGCGACGAGGCCACCGGTGCCAACATCGTCCGCGTGGCGCTCGAGGCCCCGATCAAGCAGATCGCGATCAACGCCGGCCTCGAGGGCGGCGTCGTTGTGGAGAAGGTGCGCAACCTTCCCTACGGCCACGGCCTGAACGCCGCGACCAACGAGTACGTCGACCTCATCGGC
This genomic window contains:
- a CDS encoding glucosyl-3-phosphoglycerate synthase, with translation MPAEQSPALLPEAASWLRRRSWTAADRPPAALLAAKRAAGPAGTVSVVLPALDEESTVGEIVTVIRRELMDRLPLVDEVVVVDSGSSDRTAEVAAAAGARVVHRDAILPRLPAVPGKGEVLWRSLLVTSGEIVCFVDADLREFDPAFVSGIVGPLLTDPAIQLVKAMYDRPLETDGAVVPAGGGRVTELVARPLLNLHWPRLAGFVQPLGGEYAARRSLLERLHFPTGYGVELGLLVDALELAGLDALAQVDVGVRHHRHQDGQALGRMAATIYRTALERLDRTHRLKAAEDLARPVLTQFSRDARTREFTAESHRVTALERPPMIEVTEYQGFANR
- the groL gene encoding chaperonin GroEL (60 kDa chaperone family; promotes refolding of misfolded polypeptides especially under stressful conditions; forms two stacked rings of heptamers to form a barrel-shaped 14mer; ends can be capped by GroES; misfolded proteins enter the barrel where they are refolded when GroES binds), encoding MAKIIAFDEEARRGLERGMNQLADAVKVTLGPKGRNVVLEKKWGAPTITNDGVSIAKEIELEDPYEKIGAELVKEVAKKTDDVAGDGTTTATVLAQALVREGLRNVAAGANPMALKRGIEKAVKAVSDELLAQAKEVETKEQIAATASISAADTQIGELIAEAMDKVGKEGVITVEESNTFGLELELTEGMRFDKGYISAYFATDLERMETSFDDPYILIANSKIGSVKDLLPLLEKVMQSGKPLLIIAEDVEGEALSTLVVNKIRGTFKSVAVKAPGFGDRRKAMLGDIAILTGGTVISEEVGLKLENAGVDLLGTARKVVITKDETTIVDGGGDSEQVAGRVNQIRAEIENSDSDYDREKLQERLAKLAGGVAVIKAGAATEVELKERKHRIEDAVRNAKAAVEEGIVAGGGVALLQASVAFDKLELEGDEATGANIVRVALEAPIKQIAINAGLEGGVVVEKVRNLPYGHGLNAATNEYVDLIGAGIIDPAKVTRSALQNAASIAALFLTTEAVIADKPEKAGAPAGGGMPGGDMDF
- a CDS encoding cold-shock protein — translated: MAQGTVKWFNAEKGYGFIAVDGGADVFVHYSAIQMDGYRTLEEGQRVEFEISQGQKGPQADMVRAPAV
- a CDS encoding MoaD/ThiS family protein; the encoded protein is MSSTVRIPTILRTYTDGRAEVSAEGATLSEVVSDLEKNHPGISARILDEAGKLRRFVNVYVNDDDVRFAEGLGTAINDGAGISIIPAVAGGC
- the thrC gene encoding threonine synthase, with the protein product MAVDVSAPTSTVDLGPAAALSCRECGTRFELGPIFACVECFGPLEIAYDFGSYQAEELRKRIESGPASIWRYAPLLPVPADVADKPNLNPGWTPLVKADNLGRELGFTAQLHVKDDSGNPTHSFKDRVVACAIEAARAFDFTTLSCSSTGNLAGAVGAAAARAGFKSCVFIPHDLEQGKVVMAGVYGGELVGIKGNYDDVNRFCSELIGDPAGEGWGFVNVNLRPYYGEGSKTLAYEICEQLGWRLPEQLVIPIASGSQLTKIDKGLQELIKLGLVEDRPYKIFGAQAAGCSPVSAAFKAGHDVIRPVKPDTIAKSLAIGNPADGPYVLDIARRTGGAVEDVTDAEVVDAIRLLARTEGIFAETAGGVTIGVLKKLVENGLLDPSKETVAINTGDGLKTLDAVADAGLTATIQPTLESFRAAGLAS